CAACGCTGTTGGACATAGGGAAGACATGTCGTGGAATGGGGCTTCGCCGCGGCCGGCAATACATTGGGTTAGAATAGTCTAGCCTAGTCCGATATAATTTAGTTGAAATATGTCCGAATGTAAATGATTTTGTCCGGTTCATATGAAAATCATCCGGTTTGCATGAAATTTTTCGGGATAGTTGAAACGCGGTTTGAAATGTTTGCAGATAGCTTTGAATGGTCAGCTCCGCATCAGTGGTCGAGGATAGGTCCGTCGGTCCATGGATAGATACGGTGTCCGGTTTGCGGGTGAGCATGGGAGATGCTATAGCTCACAAGGGTGAAACTGGAACCAATGTAGTACAGCTAACCGTGCATCGCGGGGCAGGACAAACATCATGCAGGCTTCGAGGTCAACACGCGCACGCAAGACTAGCAGAGCCAAGACCCACTTTCCCCGGCTGGCTGAGATTTTAAATATGCCACAACCGGGCAACGATCAGCTCACACATCACGCGGAGTCTCCTCGAGGAGCAGCTCTCCTACTGTCACACTGGCTACTACTCAGAACAATACGCTATTACCGGTGTAGTTCAGTGCTCTCTGCTCAGCCTACTTACACAGCTCGATCGATGACGTACCGGAGGATAGCCGCCCGGCTGCTCGTCGTCGCCGCCACCGCTGCAGTCCTCCTGTCCCTGCTGCTGGCCTCCTGAGCGGCCGCCCCGCAtggcctgccgccgccgccgcgtcctccTCCGGGTACGTGTATACGCACCGAAGTTTCATTTGGGTGTTCCCAATGCCAGCTCTTGTTCTTGTTTGTGTGCATGAATGGGTGCGTCCATGTGATCGCAGTGCTGCTCCTAGGCCGCGGCCGGAGCCCGGCGCGCGAGGGGAGGGAGCTGGATCTGGGAACGCCCGCGAGACGGCTGGGGCAGCAAACGTCGACGAATGTGCCTCCCTCGCCGAAACCCCACGGCAACTCGGGGTCGGCGGGGGCCgaccccccgccgccgccgccgtcgagcAACGAGTAGGGCGACGAGGATCCGTGGTGCGAGCACGCGACGGTGGCCGTGGGTTGGGTACGATGTATGATAGTACTCCATGTACAAGGGACATCTAGCTGCATGCCATGTACGAAACACTTTCGCCAGTGTACAAGTCAATAAGCTCGtttcgaaaagaaaaaaaatgtcaATAAGTTGCGTGCTCCGCACCTCATTGGTCTCTCCGTGCGTACAACAACACTTTCACTAGTGTATAATAATTCAGTGAGCACGTTTCGGAAAAAGTAAGTCAATATATACGCGTGTCCTGTTTACTCACGGCATTTCTAACCGATCCCCGATAAGGCCGTAAGAAAGGATAAATTCGATTATCTTCCCTTAAGATGCACCTAGCCGATCCCCGTGACGTAAAAATTACCCTGCACCTCCCAAAATCCCCACCAATTTCTCTAAATATGCTCACTCCCGTCATGACCAAGCAAAAGTGTCGCCTCTCTTTCTCCCACCCCTTAGGCGCCCTAAGCAGGAGAGAGTACAACTATGGATCAATCTTTTTTCCATATCCCCTTACCGAGGTGGAACTCGTGGTGGCACCACTGCCTCCGTCATCATAGACGCTTCCCTGCATACATCTAGGTCGTTGTATAAGGATTAAGGAGTACTTCATTGAggtccacatggcatgtgcagtGTCGCATGGACCAGACCGATGGACAAGATGATCGCAAGTGTAGTCAAGATAACATGTATGTGTGCGCACATCACGCTTGCTATAAGCACGGGCCCTTCTCGTCTGATGATCTTTGCCTATCTCTGTTAAAAAAAAAGATCTTCGTAGTACTTACTTGCGTAGAGGAGGTGGTTGTAGTACGAGCCAAAAGTTTGAAGATCATCATCGGTGAGGGAAGTTGGAAGAGCGACACCGTCGTGACAAGGGAGGAGCACGGGTCGGGGAGTATGGCCGTCCGGCCGGGGAAGTGGACACGGAGGACCCCAGCTCCAGCTCTATCCACCTCGAGTGGCCGAATCCGGTGCTCCCGGTGGAGCGGCCATGATTTGTATTCGTGCCCTAATTGACCTCGTCCCTGCCCTTGGAAAAAGTGtgaccggccgccgccgccgccactcttgTGGAGGCGTGGAAACCCTTACGGGAAGGCGCCTAGACGAGCAGACGAATTGAGGAGCGGGCTGCTGGGATCAGGGGGAGGGTTCCGGTTTATTTTTCTTGACGCAACAAACTCGGTTTGGAACAAAAAATAGGGAACAGAAAACCAGGAGGAACAACAATGTGGGGGTGGGTGAACGATGCGGGGAGGGAGAGTCCAACGATCGGGAGCGACGTAAGATTGGAAATGGGACGCTCCGTTTCTTGTAGGTATATAAGTAGAGATTCTTtatgattttactgttcatcgCGAGCTCAAATAAGCTCACCAGCAGAACATGACTTTCGGAGTTTGTGCATTTTCATCTCCCAACAAAATTTACTTCGAAATATTTTGCGTGTGAGCCTATACAATCGATAAATCCTAACTATGCATCTACATGTCATGTATGCTCGGTTGCATTGTTCTAGAGTACACTATAACCTTTCATGAATCTCCATACTCTTCAGCTATGCTATTCGCAAATATCCTAGCTAAATCTTCAAAATTCTGCCTTGTTTATGCCGATGATTCACGTGTCATAAAATTCATTTTTTTTCCATAGTTGAAGCGCCCGAGGTGCACGCACCCAAAATTATTAGAAAGCCACTTAGGTCTCAAATAAGGAAAAATAAAAGGAACAACGGGGTTCAATGATAGAACAATATTAATAATATTATTTATCTTCACTGATATTATTAATTCGTTCTTTGTTTAGCACATCCAAGCTCTTTAATGATATGCATTGATGTATCGATTTGTTCTTTCCAATCTCTTAAATGCTACACATTGATGTATCAATATGTTCCTTCCTATATCTTTAATTATCTGCATTGATGTTATTAATTTGCTCTTTAATGATATGCATTGATGTATCGATTTGTTCTTATCTCGAAATGCTACACATTAAGGTATCAATATGTTCCTTCCTATCTCTTTAATTATCTGCATTGATGTTATTAATTTGTTCTTTGTTTAACACATCCAATCTCTTTAattacttcctccgttcctaaatatgtatttttttgcaaaatgagtgaatcttcacttgaaaatatgtctatatacattcgtatgtagtcctcattggaatctctaaaaggacttaatttaggaatggagggagtacttgggCCAATGTCATTAATTTGTTATTTGTTTAACACATCCAATCTCTCTATCTGCATGCAACTTACTAATTTTATTCCTATTATATGTACGTGTCCTACTTGGGCCAATGTCATTAATTTGTTATTTGTTTAACATATCCAATCTCTCTATCTGCATGCAACTTAGTAATTTTATTCCTATTATATGTAGTTGTCCTACTTTCAAGGATAGTGCGCGGCAGATCTCTATAAATGGACACATTTTCTTCTGTCTGGCATGCAAAAGTTCATAGTACAACACATCTCTCTAACAAAAGATGAGGACTTCACCAATCCTATTCATCTCCATTGCCCTCATGCTGATGATGTCTTCAGGTATCTACATACACATACCATAAGTTTGCTATGTGCAGTGATCTTCCTTAACATTATTTCGGTTTATGATAGATGTGGCAATCGCCAAGTACTGCGGTCCTAGAGTCTACGAGGGCTAGTGTGATGAAATCACTTGTCGTGACTGGTGCAAGATAGTGATGGTCCACAACAGCAAATGTGTTCCCAAAGGATGCCAGTGCGAAGCATGCTGGGCAAGACCGCCGAGCTCGTCATCGAACTCACCGTTGAGTTAGGCCACATGGACGTAAAACTTTATTTCATGGTTTATGTTTGTGGAATGAAATTTGATTTTATGGTTGGTCGAGTAATAGCAGTGATGACAAGCCTCAAGTATACAATAATACTATGAAACCATTTTCATGAATTGTCCCTTTAATACACAAATACTAATACTATGAGGGGTCAATTTCATGAACCGTACTCTTTAATACTTCAGTGATACACAAGAATTCGATAGAGAAGGACGAATCTTCCGTCATGCGCATCCGTGGATGCACATCGTCATAATCTTATTCAAAAACATGTCCCCAAAAATAAAAGAAGTTATCTATTTGCCACGGTTCAGGCGACACGGGAGGCTCTTCCGCCCGTCAGCGCCAAGGACGAAGCCCTgtgcggcggacggcggcggcgggccacTTCGACCCTCGGTGCAACTCTCACGTGTGGATCTCGCTCCCAACGGCGGTCTTGCGCGTCTCGATCCTGTCGAACTCTGCTCTCCTTCGGCTGCAGATCCCTCTCTTGATGGGCTGCAGCAGCCGTCACCGGTGTGGCTTCTACGCCCAAATCCAAACACTTTGTGGCGCGACTGCGGGCTTTCGGTGGAGCCGCGGATGCGAAGCGGCGGCGCGACAGTGGGTGAGCACAGGGCGCGCACAATGCTCCAGTCGGGAGGCACAGTGCTAATCTAGCGGTTGTGCGAAGTGGTGTGTTCCTCCGTCGGTGTTGGTTCTTATGGTGATCACTTCGGCCTGCGAAGATGGACTTGCTGCGGATTGCGGTGGCCACCAAAAAGTCTTCCTGAGGGGTACCTATCTCCAGATTCAATGATTGACTTCGATAGGGAGATGCAAACTATGGATGATGGCTTGACACAAAGGGATGGTTGTACAACGACGGTGGTTGCACATCACATTAGTTGTTGTTGGTTATACCTGTCAATGGCGATATTTTCACGTCGTTACCTTCTTGAAGGCACTGCTCGGATATACTCAAACCGATTTTTCAGGGTGAAAACCTTGATTCTACCTTGAGTAGTTGGATCCATTGATGGCGGCACTTGtgtgtcgttcccttcttgaagacATTGTTGCTGAAGAATCTCGCCGTTCGTGTGATGTCATGAAATAGTTGGTGCGGAATCATCGTTGTAATTTGCCATTCGTGGATCTGGTcgctttgtttttttttcttatCTACTTGCCTATGCATAACTTTTGTCTTATATGATTTTGCTATTTGCGGGTGTATCTTTTATCTGTTTGTGTTGGTTTCAACTGTGTCCATCCTATCtatgtttgtattttcttgatgCTTTATTTTTAAGCCGATAAAATCCACCATTGTCGAAAAATCTGCCTTGGTCCAACCATCAAGGTGCACCTCCGTTGGACCGGGTCAAATCCAGAACCTCATGAGCAAAGATCTCAATCTGCGAAGGAAGATGGCACTCACATCTGAGCCGCATGGCAACCAGCAAAGGAGCAAGCACCACTCCATGCTCAAGGACCTCCTCATGGATCACGAGAGCGGAGGTCGAGCACGAGCAGCGGTCGCCGTACAGTGTACTCGTCGGCATGGGTGCATGCACCGATTGCGAAGCTGCGAAGGGAGGCGGGACAGGACAAAGCAGCCGTTCAGACTTGGAGGTCAACACAAGACTACGAGAGTCGTCCAATCGGAATCCAGGGCCCCCGGCTCAGAAAATTTAAGAATGCGTACAACAAACAGCTCACATCTGTCTGCGTCAGAGCGTCTCTCCACGGTCAACATGGCCCAGAGTTTCCACACCTCTCACTGTCGGTCACTAGTTACTCACCAGCCATCTCGTTGGACGTTGGCTATACTTATGACTTGCTCAACCTCTGATCTCACAGCAATTCTGCGTGGTAGTACTACCAGACTACTTGTCTCGAGTGGTTTCTCTGCTCGCTCGATGCGTCGCGGGACAGGCACCGCGTGGTGGTTGCTCGTCGCAGCCGCCGCGCTCCTGGTCCTGGTTCTGCCGCTGCTCGCCTCCTGCGCGGCCTCCGCACGTCCTCCTCCAGGTAAGTATTTCTGATCGGTGGTGCCTGGTTTCTGCTTTGCTGTATGCATGTACTGGTACATATGAACTGATCGATCGGTGTGAGGCTGCATGCAGTGCCGCCGCGAGGTGGCGGCGACGCCGGGCTGGGTGGAGGGAGGGAGCTAGCGGCCATGGGAGCTGCGAGGCGGTTGGGGCAGAGGACGCCGGTGAACAAGCCTCCCTCACCCAACCCCCACCGCGCGTCGGCGACGGCcgtgccgccgccaccgcctgaCTAGCTAGGACCAAGGTCAGGGGCGGGAGTAGTAAATGCTTTGCTGATACGTGTATGCAATGGTGCCTGCGATCGCCTAGCTAGGCAACTAGCTATGTTCTTCCTGGTCGGTATCAGAGAAGAAACAACTAGCAGCTGTGCACAATACTTGTTTTGCTTCCGATAAATCATGGAACAGGAAACATGTGGGGATATACACCAACTGATAACCTTGATAAATTCGATGGTCTATCTTTGCTAATTGTGTGCTCTGTTAATTCAATGAATACACAATTCCGTTCAAAAGAAAATGTACACACAGTTGATTGTCATTAATTCTCGTTCTCCACACAA
The sequence above is a segment of the Aegilops tauschii subsp. strangulata cultivar AL8/78 chromosome 6, Aet v6.0, whole genome shotgun sequence genome. Coding sequences within it:
- the LOC123494286 gene encoding uncharacterized protein — encoded protein: MRRGTGTAWWLLVAAAALLVLVLPLLASCAASARPPPVPPRGGGDAGLGGGRELAAMGAARRLGQRTPVNKPPSPNPHRASATAVPPPPPD